The following coding sequences lie in one Rhodothermales bacterium genomic window:
- a CDS encoding squalene/phytoene synthase family protein, with protein sequence MATDTAAPIPFDASRWPAGQREAVSVLQAWRASVETHTARALRDSAACVAAEEALLQGRIPEGIDERAYLAARAACEAHGVPVEWLARQVRAAWAFGGPAAFPDWEALQGFADDWAGSYGVILARLAGATGRWQEPSARSLATGFFIVGRLLTLPADAAAGRIFIAASDLEKGGVSVEALREGRPDEALRRVLWKQLIRARDAFAQGQELIRDLSRPYRGELKRTWLGALAVLDEVERRKFDLWTRPITLTPIQRFQLRIQAIIGKGASRKR encoded by the coding sequence ATGGCAACCGATACCGCTGCACCGATTCCTTTCGACGCGTCGCGCTGGCCGGCCGGGCAGCGCGAGGCCGTATCGGTCCTCCAGGCATGGCGCGCGTCCGTCGAGACGCATACCGCCCGTGCCCTGCGTGATTCCGCGGCCTGCGTCGCGGCGGAAGAGGCGCTGCTTCAGGGGCGGATTCCCGAGGGGATCGATGAGCGGGCCTACCTCGCCGCCAGGGCCGCCTGCGAGGCCCACGGGGTACCCGTCGAATGGCTGGCCCGGCAGGTGCGAGCCGCCTGGGCTTTCGGCGGACCGGCCGCGTTTCCGGACTGGGAGGCGCTGCAGGGTTTCGCCGACGACTGGGCCGGCTCCTACGGCGTCATCCTCGCGCGGCTGGCCGGGGCGACCGGGCGCTGGCAGGAGCCGTCGGCGCGTTCGCTCGCGACCGGTTTTTTTATCGTCGGCCGGCTGCTGACCTTGCCGGCGGATGCGGCGGCGGGGCGCATCTTCATCGCCGCGTCGGACCTCGAGAAAGGGGGTGTGTCGGTCGAGGCGCTCCGGGAGGGGCGGCCGGACGAAGCCCTGCGCCGCGTCCTCTGGAAACAGCTGATCCGGGCGCGGGACGCCTTCGCGCAGGGGCAGGAGCTGATCCGGGATCTGTCGCGGCCCTATCGCGGCGAACTGAAGCGCACCTGGCTCGGTGCGCTCGCCGTGCTCGATGAGGTGGAACGCCGCAAATTCGACCTCTGGACGCGCCCGATAACCCTCACCCCCATCCAGCGTTTCCAGCTGCGCATCCAGGCGATCATCGGGAAGGGCGCGTCCAGAAAGCGGTGA